Below is a genomic region from Estrella lausannensis.
ACTTTAAATCAGGGATAATTGTATCGAATAGTAGCTGATTGGAAAGGGGAAACAGAAGATTTACTGCCGTTGCCATGAAGGCTGTTGCGCATATCAGGAAGAGTTCCCGCTTCGCGTTTTTGAGGCCAAAGCGAAGCAGATATAACGGTCCGACTTTGCTCTCTTTAAAATTGCGATAAAACTGAAAACCGAGGGGCTTTAGAAGGGAAAAACTATCCGGCGTTAGTAGAGAGCGTTCTTTGCTACCCGGTTCAATCAGCACCAGACCACCTTCTCGGACAGGCATAAGGCAAACGGGTTTGCTGTTTTTTTTTAGAAAGGCAAGAAAAGGGACCGGACTTTTGTTGATAAGATCCCTGTTTAAGACAACCTCCCTAAAAGAGGCGTTAGCCTCCCTGCAAAATGCGTCAATTACATGAGAGGGATCTTCTGCCTGCTCGTGCCGTTTTTCCTTCAAAGGATTAAAGGGAATCCCCTGGAACTGTCCGATCAAAAAGAGACATTGGTAAAAAGCGCTTTCAGAAGCTCTTGAAAAAGCAAATGATTCATCCGAAATAAAGATTTCGGCTGTTTTATCAAAAAGAGCCCTCAATGTTTCCGGATTCACTTTCTCTTTGGGGTGAGTAGGCTCTTTGCTCAATTTGCACCCTCCCAAAATCTTGCGTAAACTCCACCTTTTTTCATCAGCTCCGCGTGGGTTCCCCGATCCTGAATCGTTCCATTCTCCACCCAGAGCACTTCATCGGCTTGCTGCACAACGCTAATGCGATGAGAAATGATCAAGAGCCCTCTACCACCTTTCTTCAAGTTAACTAAGATATCTTTTTCAAGGTCTGCATCCAGAGCGCTTGTCGCTTCGTCAAGAAGAAGAATAGAGGGGTTGGTGAAGAGGGCCCTTGCAATCTCAATCCTCTGTTTCTGACCCTCGCTGAAATTGCTGCCTCCCTGGGCTACGCGGTAATCGAGACCACCATCTAGCGCCATAAGCTCTTTAGCAAGACAAGCATCCTCGAGGTTTTTCTTTAACTGTTCGTCTGAGCCAGATGGTTTCCAAAGCGTTAAATTATCTCTAAGAGAGCCTTCGAAGAGAAAAAAATCCTGATCTACCATAGACAGAATTTGCGATATCTCATCGCGCGAAAATTTGCTCAAAGAAAGGCCATCGATGAAAATCTCACCTTTGAGCGGAGAGAATAGTCCCAGCGCTAATCGCAAGATCGTGCTCTTCCCTGCACCCGATTGGCCCACAATTGCAATCGTTCGCCCCTGCTCCAGCCGAAAGGAAAAATTATGAATCAACGGCTCTTCTAAAGGCGAATAGCCAAATGCCACATTCTTAAATTCCAGCACATGACCGCTTTTGGATGCTGATTTCATGAAAGAAGACCCTTTTGCTTTCAGAGTAGCATCAGGCGCATTGCCTAAAACATCATCCACTCTCTGCATGTCGATCTTTAAGGTTTGAAGAAAAACTCCCATGGATACGAGCTGCTCGAAAGGGCGCAAGAAGAACATCAGAAGCGCTTGAAAGGCTATAAACATCCCTACAGTAAGTTGCCCCTCCATGATTTTATAGCCGCCAAGGCCGATCAGAGCGATTTCAGCCAATTTTTGAGAAAAGCGAACGAAGCTGATGAGATAAGCATCTCTATCTCCGATATTCTGCAGGGAATTGATCTTTTTCGTTGTCAGCCCGGCAATCTTGGAAAAGAAAAAATTCTCAGAGCCGGATGTTTTGATTGTCTCTATGCTTCTCAAAAGGTCAAGGCTGACGCCTGTGATGGTTGCTGTATCTTGCTGAAGTGCCATGTAGGCGCTTTTTCTTGTTTCTGCAACTCTCCAAAGAAGCAAAACATTCATCATCGCTATGCCTAAAGCTAAAATAGCTATCGCCGGACTGAATTGAAAGATCACAAATCCGGACGAAAAAATCGTCAGGAAACCAAGCAAAATCATAGAGGCTTGAGTTGACAGCATATCTGCAATAGATACGTTAAGCTGCATCCTTGCTATCACTTCCCCTCCGAAGCGTTGATAGAAGAAAAAAACCGGTAAGCGCAGAAGATGCCAAAGGTAACGAAATGAGAAAATCAATGAGAGCTTAGTTTCAAGGCGCCTAATTGTATTAGCCTGCAAAAATATGAACCCGGAAAGAAGAAAAGTGAGAAGAGTCATCAATCCGGCAAAGCTCCAAAGCCAATCGTACATGCCTCTTGATAAAATACTATCGAGGTAAACTCTTGAGAAGATGGGAGGGGCCAGGCTTAAAAGGGAGAGGGCGGTCTGAGCCAGCAGGAGAAAAAAAAGAGTTGGGAAAGATCCTTGCAGGCGCTCCATCGCGAGCGAGAAAATTCCAGGTAGTGAGCCTGTTCTAACGAAATTTTCTCCAGGTACCATCTCAAATGCGAGGCCGCTGTATCCTTTTGAAAACTCCTCTCTCGTAACTTTTCTCCGCCCAGCTGCCGGGTCGTTGATATATGCATATCTGGAGGTGAGATCTTCAATAACGACGAAGTGATTTCCCTTCCAAAACAAAATTGCAGGAAATTGAAGTTCATCAAAATGATCTGCGCTGATTCGATAACCTTCCGCATCAAGACCGTTAGCTTTAGCAGCCTTTAAAAGGGCGTACCCATTGCATCCATTCCTCGACACTCCGCACTGGAGCCTCAGCTGCTCAAGGGCAATATGCCTTCCAAAGTAATCTAATATGATTTTAAGGCAAGCGGCTCCGCATTCGGCAGCCTCAAACTGAGCTACATGAGGTGTCTTAACGGCCGCCTTTCTCCAAAGCCTTCGAAAGAATTGATCAACCATCCTTTTGAACCGCCTTTGAGTCCTTTTCAGGGGATTGATCCAGTGCGCTCTTCAGTTTCCAAACGGGGAAAAGATAGGAGATAGGACGGACTTCTTCAATGATCACTTTAATTTTGGCCAACGTTCCTGTGGTGATAACCTCTTGCGGTCCACTCCCTGATGTCCATGAAAACCCGCTGGGTGTAGAATGGTCAGCCACCGGCTTGGCTATGATTTGCAAAACAGCTCGATTACTTCCCATCAGATACTGGCTCAAGGTGGCATTTTGCAAAGTTTTTTCTAAAGCATTTGCTGAAATGGCAAAAAGCGAGACATCGAGAACTTCAGCATTCATCATTCCGAACTCCTGAGGATTAACATTAAGAAGTTCGACGTTTACCTTAGCTCCCGGGTTAATTCTCTTACCCATATCTGCAGAAACATACGAGTAGATCAGTATGGGATCGCCCTCTTTGACAACATGTTCTGACCAGATTACAGCTTCTCCTTTAGCGACGAATGTACCCTCTCGTACGTTGACTTCTAAAACCTTGCCCGGCTGGGGTGCTTTGATGAGAGCAAGCTCTTTTCGCTTCATGAGAAGCTCGTAGTTTTCCTTTGCTGCAAGCACCTCCTGTTCCTTTCCCTTGATCTCCTCGGTCCTGTACTCCTTGGCAAGTTTGGCTTTCAAAGAAGAGATCGAGGCTTTCATCTTCTCCAGGTTTATCTCCCGCTCGCTGACTTGAAATTCCGCATCGCGGAGGGCTTGCAGGCTGATCAGTCCTTTCTCATAGAGGGAGCGCTTCTTTTCCGATACTTCCTTTAACTTTGGAATCTCTTCCAATAACTTTTCCTGATTGAATTCGAGAGCCTTCAATTCCGCATGCATGGCTAAAACTTCGGCTTTGTACTCTTCACCAACTTGCGTTTTCAACCTCGCAAGCTCCGCTTCCTCTGTCGTCAGTTTCAGCTCTGCTGCCTGGAGCTTGAGCTCCTCTTCAGGCTCTAGCAGCTCAATCAGATTCTCACCTGCTGTGAAACGGTCATCTTTTTTCACGAAAATTTTCTGAACTATTCCGGGAGTCGTCGATTCGACACTAAAAACTCCTTTCTCGTTCAGGATAATACCTAATCCTTCAGCTTTGATGGGGATTTTTCCGAAAATTGACCAGAGCAATAAAAATGTTAAAATCCCGCCCAGTGCTATGATTGCCAGCCACGACTTTGTGTCGACGACCGCGAGAGTCTCTCCCATCTTGTCAATCAGGCTGTCTTCATGAGAGCCTGGTTCCGCTTCTTCACTCATCAACAAACTGCTCCACGTTCGCAACCGCGTATTCGTTAAAACAAGGCGTGCT
It encodes:
- a CDS encoding NHLP bacteriocin system secretion protein, with the translated sequence MSEEAEPGSHEDSLIDKMGETLAVVDTKSWLAIIALGGILTFLLLWSIFGKIPIKAEGLGIILNEKGVFSVESTTPGIVQKIFVKKDDRFTAGENLIELLEPEEELKLQAAELKLTTEEAELARLKTQVGEEYKAEVLAMHAELKALEFNQEKLLEEIPKLKEVSEKKRSLYEKGLISLQALRDAEFQVSEREINLEKMKASISSLKAKLAKEYRTEEIKGKEQEVLAAKENYELLMKRKELALIKAPQPGKVLEVNVREGTFVAKGEAVIWSEHVVKEGDPILIYSYVSADMGKRINPGAKVNVELLNVNPQEFGMMNAEVLDVSLFAISANALEKTLQNATLSQYLMGSNRAVLQIIAKPVADHSTPSGFSWTSGSGPQEVITTGTLAKIKVIIEEVRPISYLFPVWKLKSALDQSPEKDSKAVQKDG
- a CDS encoding cysteine peptidase family C39 domain-containing protein, giving the protein MVDQFFRRLWRKAAVKTPHVAQFEAAECGAACLKIILDYFGRHIALEQLRLQCGVSRNGCNGYALLKAAKANGLDAEGYRISADHFDELQFPAILFWKGNHFVVIEDLTSRYAYINDPAAGRRKVTREEFSKGYSGLAFEMVPGENFVRTGSLPGIFSLAMERLQGSFPTLFFLLLAQTALSLLSLAPPIFSRVYLDSILSRGMYDWLWSFAGLMTLLTFLLSGFIFLQANTIRRLETKLSLIFSFRYLWHLLRLPVFFFYQRFGGEVIARMQLNVSIADMLSTQASMILLGFLTIFSSGFVIFQFSPAIAILALGIAMMNVLLLWRVAETRKSAYMALQQDTATITGVSLDLLRSIETIKTSGSENFFFSKIAGLTTKKINSLQNIGDRDAYLISFVRFSQKLAEIALIGLGGYKIMEGQLTVGMFIAFQALLMFFLRPFEQLVSMGVFLQTLKIDMQRVDDVLGNAPDATLKAKGSSFMKSASKSGHVLEFKNVAFGYSPLEEPLIHNFSFRLEQGRTIAIVGQSGAGKSTILRLALGLFSPLKGEIFIDGLSLSKFSRDEISQILSMVDQDFFLFEGSLRDNLTLWKPSGSDEQLKKNLEDACLAKELMALDGGLDYRVAQGGSNFSEGQKQRIEIARALFTNPSILLLDEATSALDADLEKDILVNLKKGGRGLLIISHRISVVQQADEVLWVENGTIQDRGTHAELMKKGGVYARFWEGAN